A genome region from Frankineae bacterium MT45 includes the following:
- a CDS encoding dGTPase: MGHGYDAHAAARRHDEPAKRAGAEQGAGSRSEFERDRARVLHSYAFRRLADKTQVVVPGSDDFPRTRLTHSLEVAQIGREMGAALGCDPDVVDTAGLAHDLGHPPFGHNGEFALNLVAAEIGGFEGNAQTLRILTRLEAKVVGADGEPAGLNLTRATLDAVCKYPWQRRSGTAKFGVYDDDLPAFEWVRAGAPAGSRCLEAQVMDWADDVAYSVHDVEDGVHAGHIRLENIDGSAREMVCAVAASSYSPLSADELAPVLDALLDLPTLRDLAGYDRSYRAQTVAKRATSELTGRFVSAAVGATRERYGHAGMRRYDGDLVVPARTAAECALLKALAAQYVMSRPGVLERQAEQRALLTELVAALMTGSPATLDVPLQPAWQGADSEAGRLRVVIDQVAQLTDTSARNWHARLCG, encoded by the coding sequence ATGGGTCATGGTTATGACGCGCACGCGGCGGCGCGGCGGCACGACGAGCCCGCCAAACGGGCCGGCGCCGAGCAGGGCGCCGGTAGCCGCAGCGAGTTCGAACGTGACCGGGCGCGGGTGCTGCACTCGTACGCCTTCCGACGGCTGGCCGACAAGACCCAGGTCGTGGTTCCGGGGTCGGACGACTTCCCGCGCACCCGGCTGACCCACTCGCTGGAGGTGGCCCAGATCGGCCGGGAGATGGGGGCGGCGCTGGGCTGCGACCCGGACGTCGTCGACACCGCGGGCCTGGCCCACGATCTGGGGCATCCGCCGTTCGGGCACAACGGCGAGTTCGCGTTGAACCTTGTCGCGGCCGAGATCGGCGGCTTCGAGGGGAACGCCCAGACGCTGCGGATTCTCACCCGGCTGGAGGCGAAGGTGGTCGGCGCGGATGGGGAGCCGGCCGGATTGAACTTGACCCGGGCCACCCTCGACGCGGTCTGCAAGTACCCGTGGCAGCGCCGGTCCGGAACGGCCAAGTTCGGCGTCTACGACGACGACCTCCCCGCCTTCGAATGGGTCCGCGCCGGGGCGCCGGCCGGCTCACGCTGCCTCGAGGCACAGGTGATGGACTGGGCCGATGACGTCGCCTACTCGGTGCACGACGTCGAGGACGGGGTGCACGCCGGGCACATTCGCCTTGAGAACATTGATGGTTCTGCGCGTGAGATGGTCTGTGCGGTGGCCGCCTCGTCGTACTCCCCGCTCTCGGCCGACGAGCTGGCGCCGGTCCTCGACGCCCTGCTGGACCTGCCGACGCTGCGCGATCTCGCGGGTTACGACCGCTCCTACCGGGCCCAGACGGTGGCCAAGCGGGCTACCAGCGAACTCACCGGACGCTTCGTGTCGGCCGCGGTCGGCGCCACCCGCGAGCGCTACGGGCACGCCGGGATGAGGCGCTACGACGGCGACCTGGTGGTACCGGCCCGGACGGCCGCCGAGTGTGCCCTGCTGAAGGCGCTAGCCGCGCAGTACGTGATGAGCCGTCCCGGGGTATTGGAGCGTCAAGCCGAGCAGCGGGCGCTGCTCACCGAGCTCGTCGCGGCACTTATGACGGGCTCTCCCGCCACCCTGGACGTCCCGCTGCAGCCGGCCTGGCAGGGGGCCGACTCCGAGGCGGGACGGCTGCGGGTCGTCATCGACCAGGTCGCCCAGCTGACCGATACCTCGGCCCGGAACTGGCACGCGCGTCTCTGCGGCTGA
- a CDS encoding Ftsk gamma domain-containing protein, producing the protein MKDKFSGALPQEDDRNGLAPIARKFKADPTSTHLAVVLLDCRYLTTDLDSGELITTARMLHIEEVQEEDRHAAYEILGRGQVARTGKSPLPFDEVTAAPPASLEEARLQLVADLEDVALLVSAAQLVVETQFGSTSMLQRKLRVGFAKASGLMSALESWSVVGPVVGSKAREVLVKADELADVTAAMRLAAANADADGDDDLDGE; encoded by the coding sequence ATGAAGGACAAGTTTTCCGGTGCGCTCCCTCAGGAGGATGACCGCAACGGGTTGGCGCCGATCGCCCGGAAGTTTAAGGCCGATCCGACGTCGACGCATCTCGCGGTGGTGCTCCTCGACTGCCGGTATCTGACCACGGATCTGGATTCGGGTGAGTTGATCACCACGGCTCGGATGCTGCACATCGAGGAGGTGCAGGAGGAGGACCGTCACGCCGCGTACGAGATCCTCGGCCGCGGCCAGGTCGCCCGGACTGGTAAGTCCCCGTTGCCGTTCGACGAGGTGACGGCTGCCCCGCCGGCGAGCCTGGAGGAGGCGCGGCTGCAGCTCGTCGCGGATCTCGAAGACGTCGCGCTGCTGGTATCGGCAGCGCAGCTGGTCGTGGAGACGCAGTTCGGGTCGACGTCGATGTTGCAGCGGAAGCTGCGTGTCGGTTTCGCGAAGGCGTCTGGGTTGATGAGCGCGTTGGAGTCGTGGTCGGTCGTCGGCCCCGTCGTTGGGTCGAAGGCCCGGGAGGTGCTCGTCAAGGCCGACGAGCTCGCCGATGTCACCGCCGCGATGCGCCTCGCCGCCGCCAACGCGGATGCCGATGGTGATGACGACCTGGACGGCGAGTGA
- a CDS encoding DNA (cytosine-5)-methyltransferase 1 has translation MTLTVTDLFCGAGGSAQGARAVPGVEVRIAANHWKLAVESHAANFPDTEHDCADISQVDVRRYPNTDILWASPECTNHSQAKGVKRPTHSTPDMFGDTLPDAAAERSRATMWDVPRFAEQVKYRAVVVENVVDAVKWVMFPAWLHAMTLLGYEHQLVSLNSMHAQATLAPRAPQSRDRLYIVFNRKGDRRPDVTPRPLAFCAHCGAEAPSVQVWKKPEHPVGRYRAQYFYICGLCTQRVEPYALPAASAIDWALPGLRIGDRAKPLSPKTIARIEAGLIKYGRPMTFEARGNTFVRPDSGYARAWPVDQPTATLTTTETRALVVPVEGRDGKQATQVAEPMRTMTTRAETALVVPYYGSQKVARSSTEPMPTMGTVDTAALVVPSGGTWNETAYSAADPFRTQTTREHEGVAFIAELRGGGSDHRPVTEPLATVVANGNHHMLVRHNTARGNPAQMCTPASEPARTLTTSGHQSIVSIEAQVQDATFRMLEPHEIQAAMAFAGDYRVLGNRRERVRQLGNAVTPPAAEFLLGAVAAALHGAS, from the coding sequence ATGACCCTCACTGTCACTGACCTGTTCTGCGGGGCCGGCGGTTCCGCGCAGGGCGCCCGAGCCGTCCCCGGTGTCGAGGTCCGGATCGCCGCGAACCACTGGAAGCTGGCCGTCGAGTCGCACGCCGCGAACTTCCCCGACACCGAGCACGACTGCGCCGATATCTCCCAGGTCGACGTCCGCCGGTACCCGAACACCGACATCCTGTGGGCGTCGCCGGAGTGCACAAATCACTCGCAGGCGAAGGGCGTAAAGCGGCCGACGCACTCGACACCGGACATGTTCGGCGACACTCTGCCCGACGCGGCGGCGGAGCGGTCGAGGGCGACGATGTGGGACGTCCCGCGGTTCGCCGAGCAGGTGAAATACCGGGCCGTTGTGGTGGAGAACGTCGTCGACGCTGTGAAGTGGGTGATGTTCCCGGCGTGGTTGCACGCGATGACGCTGCTCGGCTACGAGCACCAGCTGGTGTCGCTGAACAGCATGCACGCCCAGGCGACCCTCGCACCTCGTGCGCCGCAGTCCCGTGACCGGCTGTACATCGTGTTCAACCGCAAAGGTGACCGCCGCCCGGACGTCACACCCCGACCGTTGGCGTTCTGCGCTCACTGCGGCGCTGAGGCACCGTCAGTGCAGGTGTGGAAGAAGCCCGAGCACCCGGTCGGCCGCTACCGAGCCCAATACTTCTACATCTGCGGGTTGTGCACCCAGCGGGTCGAGCCGTACGCCCTGCCCGCCGCCTCAGCGATTGATTGGGCGCTGCCGGGGTTGCGGATCGGTGACCGGGCGAAGCCGCTCAGCCCGAAGACGATCGCCCGCATCGAAGCCGGTCTCATCAAGTACGGCCGTCCGATGACGTTCGAAGCGCGCGGCAACACCTTCGTCCGGCCGGACTCCGGGTACGCACGGGCGTGGCCAGTCGATCAGCCGACCGCCACGCTGACGACGACCGAGACCCGCGCGCTGGTGGTGCCAGTCGAGGGCCGGGACGGGAAGCAGGCCACGCAGGTGGCTGAGCCGATGCGGACCATGACGACCCGCGCCGAGACAGCGCTCGTCGTGCCCTACTACGGGTCGCAGAAGGTCGCCCGGTCCAGCACGGAGCCGATGCCGACGATGGGCACCGTCGACACCGCCGCCCTGGTCGTCCCTTCCGGCGGCACCTGGAACGAAACCGCCTACTCAGCGGCTGACCCGTTCCGCACCCAGACCACGAGGGAGCATGAGGGTGTTGCGTTCATCGCTGAGCTGCGCGGCGGCGGGTCGGATCACCGCCCGGTGACGGAGCCCCTCGCGACCGTCGTAGCCAACGGCAACCACCACATGCTCGTCCGCCACAACACAGCGCGCGGAAACCCCGCGCAGATGTGCACCCCAGCATCAGAACCGGCCCGGACACTGACCACCAGCGGCCACCAGTCGATCGTCTCGATCGAAGCACAGGTGCAGGACGCCACGTTCCGGATGCTGGAGCCTCACGAGATCCAGGCGGCGATGGCGTTCGCCGGCGACTACCGGGTGCTCGGCAACCGCCGCGAGCGGGTACGGCAGCTCGGCAACGCTGTCACCCCACCAGCCGCTGAGTTCCTCCTCGGCGCCGTCGCTGCAGCCTTGCATGGTGCGTCATGA
- a CDS encoding DNA primase encodes MPGRIRDEDIAEVRAKTPIDEIVGEHVQLRNAGGGNLKGICPFHDEKSPSLSVSPARGLFHCFGCGAGGDVIRFVERIEHLSFSEAVEQLAARAGIQLRYVEGSTGGKPSRGQHTRLIEAHAAAAKFYAEQLRTPEAAPARAFLAERGFDDTAAASYGCGFAPGGWDSLTKHLQALGFSQAELTTGGLARQSQRGSLIDRFHRRLLWPIREVGGSVVGFGARRLFDDDKIEAKYVNSPETPIYKKSQLLYGMDLARKEIARQHRAVIVEGYTDVMACHLAGVQTAVATCGTAFGSEHIGVLRRLLMDSDAYTGEVIFTFDGDAAGQKAAERAFSDDQKFMSQTFIAVEPNGKDPCELRQSAGDAAVRDLVARRVPLVEFVLRQTVSRFDLDTAEGRSRALDLGVPLVAQIKDTGLRVEYSQSLARMIGVDDPDRVLTRVREDVRRRQSPNAQSAASGRGSDPRRGGEPRRDQAAEAGAAATQQRPAEPAVDEQVAFVEREVLKVALQLPGVAGPTFDSLPEDAFMVLAHRQLRSAIAASGGTAEAVSGPGWAGVIESGLPDERARSIVHALAVEPLHSGSDSQERYAAAVMARLQEMAISRRVAALKSKLQRINPVDAAEEHTRLFGELISLESQRRAMRERAIGDE; translated from the coding sequence GTGCCAGGGCGGATCAGAGACGAGGACATCGCCGAGGTTCGCGCGAAGACCCCCATCGACGAGATCGTCGGCGAGCACGTCCAGCTCCGCAATGCCGGCGGCGGCAATCTGAAGGGCATCTGCCCCTTCCACGACGAGAAGTCCCCGTCGCTGTCAGTGTCACCGGCGCGTGGACTCTTCCACTGCTTCGGCTGCGGAGCCGGCGGTGACGTGATCCGGTTCGTCGAACGGATCGAGCACCTGAGCTTCAGCGAGGCGGTCGAGCAGCTCGCCGCCCGGGCCGGCATCCAGCTTCGCTACGTCGAGGGGAGCACCGGCGGCAAGCCCTCGCGCGGGCAGCACACCCGCCTCATCGAGGCGCACGCCGCGGCGGCCAAGTTCTACGCCGAGCAGCTGCGGACTCCGGAGGCGGCCCCGGCTCGGGCCTTTCTGGCCGAGCGCGGATTCGACGACACCGCCGCCGCGAGTTACGGCTGCGGCTTCGCCCCCGGCGGCTGGGATTCGCTGACCAAACATCTGCAGGCCCTCGGCTTCAGCCAGGCCGAACTCACCACCGGTGGCCTGGCCCGGCAGTCGCAGCGCGGTTCGCTCATCGACCGATTCCACCGCCGGCTGCTCTGGCCGATCCGCGAGGTCGGCGGCAGCGTCGTCGGCTTCGGGGCCCGCCGCCTCTTCGACGACGACAAGATCGAGGCGAAGTACGTCAACAGCCCCGAGACGCCGATCTACAAGAAGAGCCAGCTGCTCTACGGCATGGACCTGGCCCGCAAGGAGATCGCCCGTCAGCACCGGGCCGTCATCGTCGAGGGGTACACCGACGTGATGGCCTGCCACCTGGCTGGCGTGCAGACGGCGGTTGCCACCTGCGGCACCGCCTTCGGCAGTGAGCACATCGGGGTGCTGCGCCGGTTGCTGATGGACTCCGACGCCTACACCGGCGAGGTCATCTTCACCTTTGACGGTGACGCGGCGGGGCAGAAGGCTGCGGAGCGGGCCTTCTCCGACGACCAGAAGTTCATGAGCCAGACCTTCATCGCGGTCGAGCCCAATGGGAAGGATCCCTGCGAACTGCGCCAGTCCGCGGGCGACGCGGCGGTGCGTGACCTGGTCGCCCGCCGGGTGCCACTGGTCGAGTTCGTGCTCCGCCAGACGGTATCCCGTTTCGACCTGGACACCGCTGAGGGGCGGTCGCGGGCGCTCGATCTGGGTGTTCCGCTGGTGGCGCAGATCAAGGACACCGGGCTGCGGGTGGAGTACTCGCAGAGCCTGGCCCGGATGATCGGCGTAGATGACCCGGACCGGGTTCTCACCCGCGTCCGCGAGGACGTCCGGCGCCGCCAGTCGCCGAACGCTCAGAGCGCCGCGAGCGGGCGGGGGAGCGATCCCCGACGTGGCGGCGAGCCTCGACGTGATCAGGCCGCCGAGGCCGGCGCGGCGGCGACTCAGCAGCGGCCGGCCGAACCGGCCGTCGACGAGCAGGTGGCCTTCGTCGAGCGGGAGGTTCTCAAGGTCGCGCTGCAGCTGCCCGGGGTCGCCGGGCCGACCTTCGACTCGCTCCCCGAGGACGCGTTCATGGTGCTGGCCCACCGCCAACTGCGGAGCGCGATCGCGGCCTCCGGTGGCACCGCTGAGGCGGTGAGCGGCCCGGGCTGGGCTGGCGTCATCGAATCGGGGCTGCCGGATGAGCGGGCCCGCAGCATCGTCCACGCGCTGGCCGTCGAGCCGCTGCACTCCGGAAGTGACTCCCAGGAGCGTTACGCCGCCGCCGTGATGGCCCGGCTGCAGGAGATGGCGATCTCGCGCCGGGTGGCGGCCTTGAAGTCCAAGCTGCAGCGCATCAACCCGGTCGATGCGGCTGAGGAGCACACCCGGCTCTTCGGCGAGCTGATCTCGCTGGAGAGCCAGCGGCGGGCCATGCGCGAGCGCGCGATCGGTGACGAGTAG
- a CDS encoding Helix-turn-helix domain-containing protein: MQLDMSKEIHHSCHMSKTQTMTIGQKVRSRREALDISRERLAARAEMSVSTVIRLERDDQVPNVRYLARLAEILDMPVAELLSAVAAS; the protein is encoded by the coding sequence ATGCAGCTTGACATGTCAAAGGAGATACATCACAGTTGCCATATGTCAAAAACGCAGACGATGACCATCGGTCAGAAAGTGCGATCTCGCAGGGAAGCGTTGGACATCTCCCGTGAGCGCCTCGCCGCGAGAGCCGAGATGTCGGTCAGCACCGTCATCCGCCTCGAACGCGACGACCAAGTCCCCAACGTCCGCTACCTCGCCAGGCTCGCCGAGATCCTCGACATGCCCGTCGCTGAGCTCCTATCCGCTGTGGCGGCGTCATGA